A genomic segment from Sulfuritalea hydrogenivorans sk43H encodes:
- a CDS encoding cytochrome b/b6 domain-containing protein → MAERIYVFKRFERFWHWSQAGLIIFLMLTAFDIHGTYTIFGFEKAVAYHTIAAWSLIGLWVFAIFWHFTTGEWKQYIPTTEKVLAMVHYYSVGIFRNEPHPFKLTQLRKHNPLQRLAYLAILICVGPLIWVTGVLYLFYDKWAAWGLGKLSLEWVANGHIAGAFMMLAFLIAHVYLTTAGHTPTAHIKAMITGWEEVD, encoded by the coding sequence ATGGCTGAACGTATCTACGTCTTCAAGCGCTTCGAGCGCTTCTGGCACTGGTCGCAGGCCGGTCTGATCATCTTCCTGATGCTGACCGCCTTCGACATCCACGGCACCTATACGATCTTCGGCTTCGAAAAGGCGGTGGCCTACCACACCATCGCGGCATGGTCGCTGATCGGGCTGTGGGTGTTCGCGATCTTCTGGCACTTCACCACCGGCGAATGGAAGCAGTACATCCCGACCACCGAGAAGGTCCTGGCGATGGTCCATTACTACTCGGTCGGCATTTTCAGGAACGAGCCGCACCCGTTCAAGCTGACGCAATTGCGCAAGCACAATCCGCTGCAGCGGCTGGCCTACCTCGCCATCCTGATTTGCGTCGGCCCGCTGATCTGGGTCACCGGCGTGCTCTACCTGTTCTACGACAAGTGGGCGGCCTGGGGCCTCGGCAAGCTGTCGCTGGAATGGGTCGCCAACGGCCACATCGCCGGCGCCTTCATGATGCTGGCCTTCCTCATCGCCCACGTTTACCTGACCACCGCCGGACATACGCCCACGGCCCACATCAAGGCCATGATCACCGGCTGGGAAGAGGTCGATTGA
- the cheY gene encoding chemotaxis response regulator CheY translates to MPDRTSLKFLVVDDFSTMRRIVRNLLKELGFTNVDEAEDGAVALTKLREGNFEFVVSDWNMPNMDGLTLLQNVRADAKLKTLPFLMITAEAKKENIIAAAQAGASGYIVKPFTAATLQEKLDKIFEKMGI, encoded by the coding sequence ATGCCCGATCGCACCTCACTCAAGTTTCTGGTGGTCGACGACTTTTCGACCATGCGCCGCATTGTGCGCAACCTCCTGAAAGAACTCGGCTTCACCAACGTCGACGAAGCCGAGGATGGGGCCGTGGCGCTGACCAAGCTGCGCGAAGGCAATTTCGAGTTCGTCGTTTCCGACTGGAACATGCCCAACATGGACGGGCTCACGCTGCTGCAGAACGTGCGCGCCGACGCCAAACTCAAGACTCTGCCCTTTCTCATGATCACCGCCGAAGCGAAAAAGGAAAACATCATCGCCGCGGCACAGGCCGGGGCCTCCGGCTATATCGTCAAGCCCTTCACGGCCGCCACGCTGCAAGAGAAACTCGACAAAATCTTTGAAAAAATGGGGATCTGA
- a CDS encoding c-type cytochrome, whose product MKSVLISALVAAGVLASAPALANKDLATKSGCMACHAVDKKLVGPAYQEVAKKYKAADEAALVAKVKAGGKGVWGQIPMPPNAAIKDEDVKTLVKWILAGAK is encoded by the coding sequence ATGAAATCGGTATTGATCTCCGCGCTGGTTGCTGCCGGCGTTCTGGCTTCGGCTCCGGCCCTCGCCAACAAGGACCTCGCCACCAAGAGTGGCTGCATGGCGTGCCACGCTGTCGACAAGAAGCTGGTCGGCCCCGCCTATCAGGAAGTCGCCAAGAAGTACAAGGCCGCTGACGAAGCTGCCCTGGTTGCCAAGGTCAAGGCCGGTGGCAAGGGCGTCTGGGGTCAGATCCCGATGCCGCCGAATGCCGCCATCAAGGACGAGGACGTGAAGACCCTGGTCAAGTGGATTCTCGCCGGCGCCAAGTAA
- a CDS encoding YeeE/YedE thiosulfate transporter family protein, whose product MSDENTPAWRSGFKADYQTIFVEEWSPFVGAMLLVLVIIGLMLSGLVWGVFGGVKFWGDWFNNLIGLGPVLGVPQQTEGFLMHRMSLMNIMLVLGAFSAALLSRQFSPNRPPPLEYLWAALGGSMLGLGAALAGGCTTGGFFNPVLHSSPAGWAMWLGLLVGAAIGLKLLLWTLDHIEWGMQAPPALEIPEGATSRFPLLGLAVVVGVLIWATQWYGSSDEKLVARAVIVIAGFAIGFIMHRSRLCFARAFREPFMTAEGDMTKAVILALAIGMPIAALLFQKKVLDPYLAIPPTFWIGSLAGGVIFGIGMVFAGGCASGSLWRMGEGHIKLWVTMFFFSWMGSTASALLRRLGLTSIDETNVETWEMTKVGFQAYLPEMLGSWGWTLLIGGGLLLLWYALVRYNESTERFTLL is encoded by the coding sequence ATGAGCGACGAAAACACCCCCGCCTGGCGCAGCGGTTTCAAGGCGGATTACCAGACCATCTTCGTCGAGGAATGGTCGCCTTTCGTCGGCGCCATGCTGCTGGTGCTGGTCATCATCGGCCTGATGCTCTCCGGCCTGGTCTGGGGCGTGTTCGGCGGCGTCAAGTTCTGGGGCGACTGGTTCAACAACCTGATCGGGCTCGGCCCGGTGCTCGGCGTGCCGCAACAGACCGAAGGCTTCCTGATGCACCGCATGTCGCTGATGAACATCATGCTGGTGCTCGGCGCCTTCAGCGCGGCACTGCTGTCGCGCCAGTTCAGCCCCAATCGTCCGCCACCGCTCGAATACCTCTGGGCCGCGCTCGGCGGCAGCATGCTGGGGCTGGGCGCCGCGCTGGCCGGCGGCTGCACCACCGGCGGCTTCTTCAATCCGGTGCTGCATTCGTCGCCCGCCGGCTGGGCGATGTGGCTGGGCCTGCTGGTCGGCGCCGCGATCGGCCTCAAGCTGCTGCTGTGGACCCTGGACCACATCGAGTGGGGCATGCAGGCGCCGCCCGCACTGGAGATTCCCGAGGGTGCCACCAGCCGCTTTCCCCTGCTCGGCCTCGCCGTGGTGGTCGGCGTCCTGATCTGGGCCACGCAGTGGTATGGCTCCAGCGACGAAAAGCTTGTCGCCCGCGCCGTGATCGTCATTGCCGGCTTTGCCATCGGCTTCATCATGCACCGTTCGCGCCTGTGCTTCGCGCGCGCCTTCCGCGAACCCTTCATGACCGCCGAAGGCGACATGACCAAGGCGGTGATCCTCGCGCTGGCGATCGGCATGCCGATCGCCGCGCTGCTGTTCCAGAAGAAGGTGCTCGACCCCTACCTCGCCATCCCGCCGACCTTCTGGATCGGCTCGCTCGCAGGCGGCGTCATCTTCGGCATCGGCATGGTGTTCGCCGGCGGTTGCGCCTCCGGCTCGCTGTGGCGCATGGGCGAAGGGCACATCAAGCTGTGGGTGACGATGTTCTTCTTCTCCTGGATGGGGTCCACCGCCAGTGCCCTGCTAAGAAGGCTCGGCCTGACGTCCATCGACGAAACCAACGTCGAAACCTGGGAGATGACCAAAGTCGGCTTCCAGGCCTACCTTCCCGAAATGCTCGGCAGCTGGGGCTGGACGCTGCTGATCGGCGGCGGCCTGCTCTTGCTCTGGTATGCCCTGGTGCGCTATAACGAGTCCACCGAAAGATTTACCCTGCTTTAG
- a CDS encoding tetrathionate reductase family octaheme c-type cytochrome has translation MVLCSAGWLAATGPVLADEAKPEAKPLKLTTTADHTKFKELQKVFNSGPEVTKACLACHTEAAGQIHRTKHWKWEYLNPETKQTLGKKTVVNNFCISIASNYASCTSCHVGYGWKDANFDFKSEENVDCLACHDTSGNYKKPPGFAGNPVTKDTEFPPGSGKIIKGIDLSKIAQKVGKTSRDTCGACHFNGGGGDGVKHGDMDSSLAAPTKDIDVHMDAEGLDFTCGTCHKTSSHDVAGSRYTPTAKDDKGVQVRGKAGSGNPATCVACHDNAPHKKEARLNQHATKIACQTCHIPTYARGGIATKMTWDWSTAGKRDKDGKHIVLKDAKGRITYESRKGDFTLAENVKPEYAWFNGNVQYTLLSDKIEKSEQRTPINKMGGSPSDGKSMIWPMKVFRGAQPYDPVNKSLITPHTAGNDDTGFWKNLDWDKAIPVGMKDSGAPYSGKFDFIKTEMSWPITHMVAPKEKALGCAECHSKNGRLAGIQGIYIPVRDNNKLLDTAGWSIVFLTLLGVFGHGAMRIVSSRKHHS, from the coding sequence TTGGTTTTGTGCAGCGCCGGCTGGCTGGCCGCCACCGGCCCCGTTCTCGCAGATGAAGCGAAACCGGAAGCCAAGCCGCTCAAGCTGACGACCACGGCCGACCACACCAAGTTCAAGGAACTGCAGAAGGTCTTCAACTCCGGTCCCGAAGTCACCAAGGCCTGTCTCGCCTGCCACACCGAGGCGGCCGGCCAGATTCACCGCACCAAGCACTGGAAATGGGAGTACCTGAATCCCGAGACCAAACAGACGCTGGGCAAGAAGACGGTGGTCAATAACTTCTGCATTTCCATCGCTTCCAACTACGCCTCCTGCACCAGTTGCCACGTCGGCTACGGCTGGAAGGATGCGAACTTCGACTTCAAGTCCGAAGAAAACGTCGATTGCCTGGCCTGCCATGACACCAGCGGCAATTACAAGAAACCGCCAGGCTTTGCCGGCAACCCGGTAACCAAGGACACCGAATTCCCGCCGGGCTCGGGCAAGATCATCAAGGGCATCGATCTGTCGAAGATCGCGCAGAAGGTCGGCAAGACCAGCCGCGATACCTGCGGCGCCTGCCACTTCAACGGCGGCGGCGGCGACGGCGTCAAGCATGGCGACATGGACAGCTCACTGGCGGCGCCGACCAAGGACATCGATGTGCACATGGACGCCGAGGGGCTCGACTTCACCTGCGGCACCTGCCACAAGACCTCCAGCCACGACGTCGCCGGCAGCCGCTACACGCCGACCGCCAAGGACGACAAGGGCGTGCAGGTGCGCGGCAAGGCCGGCAGCGGCAACCCTGCCACCTGCGTCGCCTGCCACGACAACGCGCCGCACAAGAAGGAAGCCAGGCTGAACCAGCACGCGACCAAGATCGCCTGCCAGACCTGCCATATCCCGACCTACGCCCGCGGCGGCATCGCCACCAAGATGACCTGGGACTGGTCCACCGCCGGCAAGCGCGACAAGGACGGCAAGCACATCGTGCTGAAGGATGCCAAGGGTCGCATCACCTACGAATCGCGCAAGGGAGACTTCACCCTGGCCGAGAACGTCAAGCCCGAATACGCCTGGTTCAACGGCAACGTCCAATACACGCTGCTCAGCGACAAGATCGAGAAGTCCGAGCAGCGCACGCCGATCAACAAGATGGGCGGCAGCCCGAGCGACGGCAAGTCGATGATCTGGCCGATGAAGGTGTTCCGCGGCGCGCAGCCCTACGACCCGGTGAACAAGTCGCTGATCACGCCGCACACGGCCGGCAACGACGACACCGGCTTCTGGAAGAACCTCGATTGGGACAAGGCGATTCCGGTCGGCATGAAGGACTCGGGGGCGCCGTATTCGGGCAAGTTCGACTTCATCAAGACCGAGATGTCCTGGCCGATCACGCACATGGTCGCACCCAAGGAAAAGGCACTGGGCTGCGCCGAATGCCACAGCAAGAATGGCCGGCTGGCAGGCATCCAGGGCATTTACATCCCGGTTCGCGACAACAACAAGCTGCTGGACACCGCCGGCTGGAGCATCGTCTTCCTGACCCTGCTCGGCGTATTCGGCCACGGCGCCATGCGCATCGTGTCCAGCCGCAAACATCACTCATGA
- a CDS encoding thioredoxin domain-containing protein, with protein MSTLVNRLAAETSPYLLQHAENPVHWQPWDETSLALARRENRPILLSIGYSACHWCHVMAHESFENADVAAVMNRLFVNIKVDREERPDLDQIYQTAHQMLTQRTGGWPLTMFLAPDGTPFFGGTYFPREPRYGLPGFADLCERVAETFQGRRGDIESQNAELRRALAGTVPATEAAADFDPKPLADAEQSLAHAFDPAHGGFGGAPKFPHPTDLAFLLRRGDAASRRMALTTLTRMSEGGIYDQIGGGFSRYSVDERWEIPHFEKMLYDNGPLLALCADAWAQTGDPLHARIVEETASWVLREMQAPEGGYFSSLDADSEGEEGKYYVWDRDEVKALLTPQESALALRRWGFDGPPNFEGRHWHAKIAAPLRDEDIPLLATARRKLFAAREQRIRPGRDDKVLTSWNALMIEGMAHAARVFERGEWLASAQRAMDFIRRTMWRDGRLLATAKDGRAHLDAYLDDHAFLLAALLELMQAEFRRDDLAFAVELADTLLARFEDRDAGGFFFTAHDHEALIHRPKSGHDNATPSGNGVAAHALQRLGHLLGDSRYLEAAEKTLRLYWPQIHRSATGFGSLLRALEEALTPPEIIILRGPVAQMREWQHALGAMPQRLVLALPNGIQGLPVTLAKPETGHVNAWVCRGVTCSAPTENLEELV; from the coding sequence ATGTCAACGCTTGTCAATCGGCTCGCCGCCGAAACCTCGCCTTACCTGCTCCAGCACGCCGAAAATCCCGTCCACTGGCAGCCCTGGGATGAGACGTCGCTCGCCCTGGCCCGCCGGGAAAACCGGCCGATCCTGCTGTCGATCGGCTATTCCGCCTGCCACTGGTGCCACGTCATGGCGCACGAATCCTTCGAGAACGCGGACGTGGCCGCGGTGATGAATCGCCTGTTCGTGAATATCAAGGTCGACCGCGAGGAGCGCCCTGACCTCGACCAGATCTACCAGACCGCACACCAGATGCTGACCCAGCGCACCGGCGGCTGGCCGCTGACCATGTTCCTCGCCCCGGACGGCACGCCCTTCTTCGGCGGCACCTACTTCCCCCGCGAGCCGCGCTATGGCCTGCCGGGCTTTGCCGACCTCTGCGAACGCGTGGCAGAAACCTTCCAGGGCCGCCGCGGCGACATCGAATCGCAGAATGCCGAGCTGCGCCGGGCCCTGGCCGGCACGGTGCCGGCAACAGAGGCCGCCGCCGACTTCGACCCGAAGCCGCTGGCCGACGCCGAACAATCCCTGGCTCACGCTTTCGACCCGGCTCACGGCGGCTTCGGCGGCGCGCCGAAGTTCCCGCATCCGACCGACCTGGCCTTCCTCCTGCGTCGCGGCGATGCGGCTTCGCGCCGGATGGCGCTGACCACGCTGACGCGCATGAGCGAGGGCGGCATCTACGATCAGATCGGCGGCGGCTTCAGCCGCTACAGCGTGGATGAGCGCTGGGAGATTCCGCATTTCGAAAAAATGCTCTACGACAACGGCCCGCTGCTCGCGCTCTGCGCCGATGCCTGGGCGCAGACCGGCGATCCGCTCCATGCCCGCATCGTCGAAGAAACCGCAAGCTGGGTGCTGCGTGAAATGCAGGCGCCCGAGGGCGGCTATTTTTCCTCTCTCGACGCGGACTCCGAAGGCGAGGAAGGCAAGTACTACGTATGGGATCGTGACGAGGTGAAGGCGCTGCTGACCCCGCAAGAGTCGGCGCTGGCGCTACGGCGCTGGGGCTTCGACGGCCCGCCGAATTTCGAAGGCCGGCATTGGCATGCGAAGATCGCCGCGCCGCTGCGCGACGAAGACATCCCGCTGCTTGCGACGGCGCGCCGAAAACTCTTCGCCGCGCGCGAGCAGCGCATCCGCCCCGGCCGCGACGACAAGGTGCTGACCAGCTGGAACGCGCTGATGATCGAAGGCATGGCCCATGCCGCACGCGTCTTCGAACGCGGCGAGTGGCTGGCATCGGCGCAGCGGGCGATGGATTTCATTCGTCGCACAATGTGGCGGGACGGGCGTTTGCTGGCAACGGCCAAGGACGGCCGCGCCCATCTCGACGCCTATCTCGACGATCACGCCTTCCTGCTCGCGGCACTGCTGGAACTGATGCAGGCCGAATTCCGCCGCGACGACCTGGCATTCGCCGTCGAACTGGCCGACACCCTGCTGGCCCGCTTCGAAGACCGCGACGCCGGCGGCTTCTTCTTCACCGCCCACGACCACGAAGCCCTGATCCATCGCCCCAAATCCGGCCACGACAATGCCACGCCGTCCGGCAACGGCGTCGCCGCGCATGCCCTGCAGCGGCTCGGACACCTGCTTGGCGACAGCCGCTATCTGGAGGCGGCCGAGAAAACCCTGCGGCTCTACTGGCCGCAAATCCACCGCTCGGCCACCGGATTCGGCAGTCTGCTGCGGGCCCTTGAAGAAGCACTCACTCCGCCGGAAATCATTATCCTGAGAGGCCCCGTCGCGCAGATGCGGGAGTGGCAGCACGCCCTTGGCGCCATGCCGCAGCGGCTTGTGCTGGCCCTGCCGAACGGAATTCAGGGCCTGCCCGTCACCCTGGCCAAACCCGAAACCGGGCATGTCAACGCCTGGGTGTGTCGCGGCGTTACTTGCTCAGCCCCGACAGAAAATCTGGAGGAGTTGGTTTGA
- a CDS encoding branched-chain amino acid ABC transporter substrate-binding protein yields the protein MNVPKNALSLSVIAAVALMGCGKEEPPPPPPVQAPPPPMVVKIGSVAPLTGGIAHLGKDNENGARLAIDEANAAGVSLGGKKVKFELMSEDDQSDPKVGNTVAQKLVDAKVAGVVGHLNSGTTIPASAIYNTANLPMISGSATNPALTEQGFKGVFRVVGRDDQQGPAIANYLASQNKPKTVAVIDDATAYGEGLANEVEKTFKAAGIKVLPREKGTDKTVDWKAVLTKVKGKKPDAVFYGGMDATGGPLLKQARELKMTAVFAFGDGACTDKMAELAGPAAEGLLCSQAGIPVQAAGKKFLDAYKAKFKVEPILYSPFTYDAANLLIAAMKKADSPDPAKYLPALAASDYTGASGNIQFDEKGDRKDAEMTIFTLKEGKITPIAILKSGKSMTLDEYAQATAPAAPAAPAPAAAGAAPVAAPAATAAPAAPAAAAPAAPAAPAAAPAPAAPAAPAAPKK from the coding sequence ATGAATGTGCCCAAGAATGCCCTGTCGCTTTCCGTAATCGCCGCCGTTGCCCTGATGGGTTGCGGCAAGGAAGAACCGCCTCCCCCGCCGCCCGTGCAGGCGCCTCCGCCGCCCATGGTGGTCAAGATCGGCAGCGTCGCCCCGCTCACCGGCGGCATCGCGCACCTGGGCAAGGACAACGAGAACGGCGCGCGCCTTGCCATCGACGAAGCCAACGCGGCTGGCGTCAGCCTGGGTGGCAAGAAGGTCAAGTTCGAACTGATGTCGGAAGACGACCAGTCCGATCCGAAGGTCGGCAACACCGTGGCGCAGAAGCTGGTCGACGCCAAGGTCGCCGGCGTCGTCGGTCATCTGAATTCCGGTACCACCATTCCCGCCTCGGCCATCTACAACACCGCCAACCTGCCGATGATTTCCGGCTCCGCCACCAATCCGGCGCTGACCGAGCAGGGCTTCAAGGGCGTGTTCCGCGTCGTCGGCCGCGACGACCAGCAGGGCCCTGCCATCGCCAACTATCTGGCCAGCCAGAACAAGCCCAAGACCGTGGCCGTGATCGACGACGCCACCGCCTACGGCGAAGGCCTCGCCAACGAAGTCGAGAAGACCTTCAAGGCCGCCGGCATCAAGGTGCTGCCGCGCGAGAAGGGCACCGACAAGACGGTCGACTGGAAAGCCGTGCTGACCAAGGTCAAGGGCAAGAAGCCCGACGCCGTGTTCTACGGCGGCATGGACGCCACCGGCGGCCCGCTCCTGAAGCAGGCGCGCGAACTGAAGATGACAGCGGTATTCGCCTTCGGCGACGGCGCCTGTACCGACAAGATGGCCGAGCTCGCCGGCCCGGCCGCCGAAGGCCTGCTCTGCTCGCAGGCCGGCATTCCGGTCCAGGCCGCGGGCAAGAAGTTCCTCGACGCCTACAAGGCCAAGTTCAAGGTCGAACCCATCCTCTACTCGCCCTTCACCTACGACGCCGCCAACCTGCTGATCGCCGCCATGAAGAAGGCCGATTCGCCCGATCCGGCGAAGTACCTGCCGGCGCTTGCCGCCAGCGACTACACCGGTGCCAGCGGCAACATCCAGTTCGACGAGAAGGGCGACCGCAAGGACGCCGAGATGACGATCTTCACCTTGAAGGAAGGCAAGATCACGCCGATTGCCATCCTCAAGAGCGGCAAGTCGATGACGCTGGACGAGTATGCGCAGGCTACCGCGCCTGCTGCGCCGGCGGCACCCGCACCGGCTGCCGCTGGCGCTGCACCGGTGGCTGCTCCGGCTGCGACAGCGGCGCCGGCGGCTCCCGCTGCTGCGGCTCCCGCTGCACCGGCGGCACCCGCTGCGGCCCCTGCGCCGGCAGCTCCGGCAGCTCCGGCTGCACCAAAGAAGTAA
- a CDS encoding DsrE family protein, translated as MHKLSLALALGLACALPVQAQSPAELLIGINSGVTQTQGVALVLANQAVAQKAAVRILLCSDGGQLAVKDRESAMLKPANKSPKEMLQGLMKAGAKVEVCALFLPNSDLKPTDLIEGIGVAKPADVAAYMLQPNVRTLNY; from the coding sequence ATGCATAAACTTTCCCTCGCCCTCGCACTCGGCCTCGCCTGCGCGCTGCCTGTTCAGGCCCAAAGCCCGGCTGAACTGCTCATCGGCATCAACTCCGGCGTGACGCAAACCCAGGGTGTTGCTCTGGTCCTGGCCAACCAGGCCGTGGCGCAAAAAGCCGCGGTCCGGATCCTGCTTTGCAGCGACGGCGGCCAACTGGCGGTCAAGGACAGGGAGTCGGCAATGCTCAAGCCGGCGAACAAGTCGCCCAAGGAAATGCTGCAAGGCCTGATGAAGGCCGGCGCCAAGGTCGAGGTATGTGCCTTGTTCCTGCCCAATAGCGACCTGAAGCCGACCGACCTTATCGAGGGCATCGGCGTTGCCAAGCCGGCCGATGTCGCGGCCTACATGTTGCAGCCGAACGTAAGGACCTTGAACTACTGA
- a CDS encoding branched-chain amino acid ABC transporter permease has translation MDILLQQIINGLTTGSVYAVVALGYTMVYGVIQLINFAHGEVVMIGAMVAFSIITSLAGSSLPPLAIVLAGVLAAIPACMLMGYLLERVAYRPLRHAPRLAPLITAIGMSIILQHLALLVWGRNPLAFPQIIDNRVFAIGGAAISSVQVAIILLSLSMMAGLSWFIYRTRFGIAIRATAENVHVAGLMGVNANRVIAATFVVGAGLGAVAGVMYGSYYGIAHYTMGFSLGLKAFSAAVLGGIGNIAGAMLGGILLGLVEALGTGYVGELTDLCHWPIASGVLAGHCADGGNFVLFGSNYQDVFAFLMLILVLVFRPSGLLGERVSERA, from the coding sequence ATGGACATCCTGCTTCAGCAGATCATCAACGGCCTCACCACCGGCAGCGTCTATGCGGTCGTCGCCCTCGGTTACACGATGGTCTATGGGGTGATCCAGCTGATCAATTTCGCCCACGGCGAAGTGGTGATGATCGGCGCCATGGTGGCGTTTTCGATCATCACCTCGCTGGCGGGCAGCAGCCTGCCGCCGCTGGCAATCGTCCTGGCGGGCGTGCTGGCCGCCATTCCGGCCTGCATGCTGATGGGCTATCTGCTGGAACGCGTCGCCTACCGCCCGTTGCGCCACGCGCCACGACTGGCGCCGCTGATCACCGCGATCGGCATGTCGATCATCCTGCAACACCTGGCCCTGCTGGTCTGGGGCCGCAATCCGCTGGCCTTTCCGCAGATCATCGACAACCGCGTGTTCGCCATCGGCGGCGCGGCGATCAGCAGCGTGCAGGTCGCCATCATTCTTTTGTCATTGTCGATGATGGCCGGACTCTCCTGGTTCATCTATCGCACACGCTTCGGCATCGCGATTCGCGCCACGGCCGAGAACGTCCATGTCGCCGGCCTGATGGGCGTCAATGCCAACCGCGTGATCGCCGCCACCTTTGTCGTCGGCGCCGGCCTCGGTGCCGTGGCCGGCGTCATGTACGGCAGCTACTACGGCATCGCCCACTACACGATGGGCTTCAGCCTCGGCCTCAAGGCCTTCTCCGCGGCGGTGCTGGGCGGCATCGGCAACATCGCCGGCGCCATGCTCGGCGGCATCCTGCTCGGACTGGTGGAAGCGCTCGGCACCGGCTACGTCGGCGAGCTGACCGACCTGTGCCACTGGCCGATTGCCAGCGGAGTACTCGCCGGACACTGCGCCGACGGCGGCAACTTCGTGCTGTTCGGCAGCAACTATCAGGATGTGTTCGCCTTCCTGATGCTGATCCTGGTGCTGGTGTTCCGTCCCTCCGGCCTGCTCGGCGAACGCGTTTCGGAGCGGGCATGA
- a CDS encoding rhodanese-like domain-containing protein, whose translation MKAKQLTLFVAVMASLAAAPLVYPVTAFAADAATIQPRDGWYNKALVDFDFMRQNVSIPPKKGVMIIDSRPAARQYDPGHIPGAINIPDSQFDKLVDKLPADKATLLLFYCGGLECMLSHNSAFKAEKLGYTNIKVYPAGSPEWKAKGAQISVSAAYIKKLMEDKAPYVLIDARPKRVADKGMIPTAINISDTEFDKNVDKLPADKATPLIYYCGGLECVLSDNSAEKAKKAGYTNVLTYPPGYPEWEKMHGAPAAAGAPAGAAAGATTSSAALVPGKEKGSVTVDSFQAVWKANPGSVMLVDVRDPKEVASGMIKGSVNIPMNELEKKIATLPTDKPVVFVCGTGARSGEAFDTVKLLGGKVQASFLDADVKFNADGSYTMTAKK comes from the coding sequence ATGAAAGCGAAACAACTCACCCTGTTCGTCGCCGTCATGGCCAGCCTGGCCGCTGCGCCTCTGGTCTATCCGGTGACGGCCTTTGCCGCCGACGCAGCGACGATCCAGCCCAGGGACGGCTGGTACAACAAGGCACTGGTCGATTTCGACTTCATGCGCCAGAACGTCAGCATTCCGCCGAAGAAGGGCGTGATGATCATCGATTCGCGTCCGGCAGCGCGCCAGTACGACCCCGGCCACATCCCCGGCGCGATCAACATTCCCGACAGCCAGTTCGACAAGCTGGTCGACAAGCTGCCGGCCGACAAGGCGACGCTGCTGCTGTTCTATTGCGGCGGACTGGAATGCATGCTGAGCCACAACTCGGCCTTCAAGGCCGAAAAGCTCGGCTACACCAACATCAAGGTGTACCCGGCCGGTTCGCCCGAGTGGAAAGCCAAGGGTGCCCAGATTTCGGTATCCGCCGCGTACATCAAGAAGCTGATGGAGGACAAGGCGCCGTATGTTCTGATCGACGCGCGGCCGAAACGCGTGGCCGACAAAGGCATGATCCCGACCGCGATCAACATTTCCGACACCGAGTTCGACAAGAACGTCGACAAGCTGCCCGCCGACAAGGCGACGCCGCTGATCTACTACTGCGGTGGACTTGAGTGCGTGCTCTCCGACAACTCGGCGGAAAAAGCGAAGAAGGCCGGCTACACGAACGTGCTGACCTATCCGCCCGGCTATCCGGAGTGGGAAAAGATGCATGGTGCGCCAGCGGCCGCAGGCGCCCCCGCAGGCGCGGCAGCCGGCGCGACAACAAGTTCGGCGGCGCTGGTGCCGGGCAAGGAAAAGGGTTCGGTCACGGTCGACTCCTTCCAGGCCGTGTGGAAGGCCAACCCGGGTTCGGTAATGCTGGTCGATGTGCGTGATCCGAAGGAAGTCGCCTCCGGCATGATCAAAGGCTCGGTCAACATTCCGATGAACGAACTGGAAAAGAAGATCGCCACGCTGCCGACCGACAAGCCGGTGGTCTTCGTCTGCGGCACCGGCGCACGCTCAGGCGAGGCCTTCGACACCGTCAAGCTGCTCGGCGGCAAGGTGCAGGCGTCCTTCCTCGATGCCGACGTCAAGTTCAATGCCGACGGCAGCTACACCATGACGGCGAAGAAATAG
- a CDS encoding c-type cytochrome, whose product MKLTTTLAAGAVLSILASSAFAYDADWKRGRVYYRSVCTSCHAVQPVGTINPSSKTKAEWAAYLKADKHAKGKDTVKQYVSKAYRASIKSGNKAAEKFADVADQELLDDVAAFLTKGAKDGDAPASCN is encoded by the coding sequence ATGAAACTCACTACCACCCTCGCCGCCGGCGCCGTACTGTCCATCCTCGCCTCTTCGGCCTTCGCCTATGACGCAGACTGGAAACGCGGCCGCGTCTACTACCGCAGCGTGTGCACCTCCTGCCACGCGGTACAGCCGGTCGGCACCATCAACCCGAGTTCCAAGACCAAGGCGGAATGGGCGGCTTACCTCAAGGCCGACAAGCACGCCAAGGGCAAGGACACGGTCAAGCAGTATGTCAGCAAGGCTTATCGCGCCAGCATCAAGTCGGGCAACAAGGCCGCCGAAAAATTCGCCGACGTTGCGGATCAGGAATTGCTCGACGACGTCGCGGCCTTCCTGACCAAAGGCGCCAAGGACGGCGACGCGCCGGCCAGCTGCAACTGA